GCGGATAACCGAAATCAATAAAAACGCTTTATATGATGATGAAGCGGGTGATGGAACTGTAATCACGTATTGGATTCCTGATTCGCAGGCACAAAATCTAGTACCTATATCCATTGTTGTTACACCAGATAATAATAAGAATTGGTTAACTATATTTACAGAATCAATGGAATTATTTAATGAAGAGGAATGGGGACTTGCTGATTATTATCCTTTAAATGCCAAGTTCGAATTGGATGAAACTAAGAATACAGTCATAGTTGACTTACCTAAAAATCATCCTTATGGGCAAGGTTCTACAGCTGAAATTAATTTTATCACTACTCTTAAGAATAATATAGCTTCAAACAGTAACGTTAATAAAATTATGTTAAAAACCGATGGTCAGCCGGGTGTAGAACTTGGTAATTATGGGGTATTGGAAGAGATAGAAGTAAAACCAGAAGGAAAACACGCCTATTTCTTTTATAAACCTGATGGGATGGATACCACCTACCTCGTCCCTTCGACTGATACGTATCAAGATATTAACGCTGCTTTGGAAGCAATGAAGACCGATCAACAAGAGCAAGCTCTAAAAGCCTCATTAATACCATCCTTCCCGATTAAGGATGTTACAGCCAAAGAAAATAAGTTAATCATCACCCTGGATGAAAAGGCAGCAATGGAGAATAGCCAGGAAACCGTGAACTCCTTTGAGGCTATTTTACTAACTGCTAAGGAGTTTGGGATAGATACGATAACGATAGTAAATGCTCCGATTCAGCTGTTGGGACCATTTGACTTAACGAAAGAAATGAAGGTTCCACTAGCGCCAAATCTTCGTCAAATCCAATAAAAAAAGTTAAAGAGATTGACCATAACATGGTTAATCTTTTTTTTGTCTAGTTCCAGGCGCCTTCCACTTTTCTATTTATTTGTGTATAAAAAACCATTTGTCTCCAAATTATAACAAGTATGTTCGACCGTCTCATCAAACAATATGTTCTAAACTTGTTTAGGTTAACATATGGTTTGTGTAGGAGAGGACAAGATTAAGGAGGAAAAAAATTAAATGCGAGACTACATAAGGCGGCTTTTAATCGCCGCAATTATGGCGCTTTGTGTCAGTTTATTATTTTTAGGAGGTAAACAGACGGAAGCGAGTATGCAGGATTCACAAGAAATAAGAGCTGGATGGATATGGCCCACGGATGGTGTCGTATCTGATACATATGGGACAAGGCATGGAACACATAAAGGAATTGATATAGCTGGGAGTCTTAACTCACCTATAGTGGCTGTAGAGGATGGCGTAGTAGGTAAATCCTATTATTCGAAAACGTATGGGAATGTGGTCTTTATTAATCACCCAAATAATTTTGTTACTGTATATGCTCACTTAAATAATCGACTTGTAAATGAGGGACAAGAGATTAAACAGGGTGATAGAATTGGAACAATGGGGAGAACGGGTGAATCCACTGGTGTTCATCTCCATTTTGAGAGTCATCAAATTGAATGGACGTATGATAAGAAAAATGCTATTGATCCTGAAAGACTGCTTGGGAATGCTGAGGTAGGTGTGGCAGTTAAAGGTGGAATGGAAGGAACTTCTGAAAGTCTAACAGCTAGTACAAACGTGAAAGGTCACAGTGCCCATTATATTGTACAAGCAGGAGACACCTTATCATCCATTGCTCTAAAAAGCAACCTATCAGTTGCAAAACTAAAAGAAGTCAACCAGTTAAAATCAGACCTCATCTTGCCTGAACAGGTTTTAGTAATCCAGAACTAAATATTTAGCGCTAACCGTCACAATCGGTTAGCGCTTTTTTCTTTTCAAAATTAATTATTATTAGTATAATTAACAAGAAATTAAATATCGATCTATCTTCGGGGCAGGGTGAAATTCCCGATCGGCGGTATTAGAGTAAAAACTCTTGAGCCCGCGAGCCTTTATGGCAGGATTTGGTGTGATTCCAATGCCGACAGTATAGTCTGGATGGGAGAAGATGGAGGTTCTGCGACGTTCTAAAAACGCTGGTATATTGAACGTTTATTAAGAGTGCCTTTGTAAACTCCCTCAAGATATATTCTTGAGGTTTTTTATTTTACTGGGACACCTTAAAAGCTGCTGAACCTCTCTTCCTAACTTGATGGATCAAAAGGAGAGAGGAAAAATTGAAGAAAAAAATGAGTGTCAAAGCAATTGTATCAATCGGAATGCTGAGCAGTATCGCATATCTTTTAATGCTGATAAACTTCCCGCTCCCGCCATTCCCAAATTTCTTATTTATCGATTTTAGCGATATCCCAGCATTAATCGCAGCTTTAATTTTTGGACCTGTTGCAGGAATTTTAGTCGAGTTTTTCAAAAATGCGCTTAATTATTTAGCTACTGGAAGTACAACTGGAATTCCGGTTGGGCATATTGCCAATTTTTTAGCTGGTATTTTGTTTGTGTTGCCTACTTTCTATGTTTACAACAAAATGAAAACCAGAAAAGGAATGACGCTTGCACTCATTGTTGGAACACTTATTATGGCGATAATGATGAGCGTTTTAAATTACTTGTTTATTTTACCGGCGTATACTTCGCTCTTGCAGTTCCCTGACATGCGTAATTTAGTCGTACCAGCTATCTTACCATTTAATATCATAAAAGGTTTAATTATGTCTTCAATATTTATGCTGTTATTCCTTCGGATGCAGTCATGGATTAATAAATTAACAATCGTAAAGAGTGCTTAATTAAAAAGAAACCAGGTGCATGGTCTTACCCCTGTCAAGTAGACAGCTTAAAAAAACTATGCGACTAACGCGTGTCGGTATTCAACTGGCGCGCGTTGGTTTAGTTTCTTCTGAAAACGTTTGTAATTATAGTGGTAGATGTAATCTTCGATTGCTTGTCTAATCTCATCTTCTGTTTTACACTGTTCTATATACAACTTCTCTGTTTTAAGGTGCGAAAAGAAGGATTCGATGCAGGCGTTATCCAGGCAGTTTCCTTTGCGAGAGTGGCTGCCCTTTACGCCGTATTCTTCTAGTCGTTTGTTGTATAGCTTAGACGTATACTGAAAGCCTTGATCTGAATGTACAACGGCTTCAGCTACGTCTTTTTTGCTTGTCCATTGAGAAACAGTATTTAAGACAAGTTCAAGATCATTTCTTCTTGATAACTCCCATGCTACAACTTCATTATTAAACAAGTCTTGAATGACCGATAAATAATAAAATTGCTTACCATCCGAAACGTATGTAATATCCGTAACCATCTTTTGATTAGGAGCTAATGCCTCGAATTTTCTATTAAGACGATTAGGTTGTATCACAGAAGGTGTGTGTCCATGTCGTTTCCTCTTTTTGCGTATGATAGCTTGAATTTCCATTTCCTTCATAAGACGGTATACCTTTTTATGATTAATTGAATAATCGTTTTCATTTAACCAAGTGGTCATACGAGGGTATCCAAATTCAGGATGAAGTAAATGAATCCCCATCATGTGTTCTCTTATATCCTGATCTTGTTTGGCTCTTTCTGCTCTATCTTTCTGAGTAGCCCTCCACTTATAGTAACTAGCTGGCTTAACATAAGCGATCTCTAACAACCAGGTAATACGATGGGTATCTTTTAATTCATCAATGATCTCATATTTGATTTGTTGAGTGATTTCCTCTCCTCCTTTACCAGATTTGGATACTGCTTTTTTAAATAATCCACCTGCGCTTTCAAATAATCTCTTTCTTCTTCGACGGATTTAAATATGGTTCGTGGCCTACCTTTGAATGGATTAGTAGCTCCAACTCTTGTATCAAACTGTTCCCCATCTTTCCACTTCCTAACCCAAACTTTAAGTTGAGTACAATTTTTAATGCCAAGTTCTTCAGCTAAAACCGCATAACTTTTATTTCCATTGATATACTTCATAACTGCTTGTATCTTAAATTCATCAGTATAACTCTTAAATTCTTGTCCCTTTTTAGCCATTGAAAAATCCCCTCCAAGTATAAGTGTACCACCGACAATAACTATTGTGGTTTTTTTACACTGTCTACTTAAAGGGGATAATATCAGCAGCCTGGTTTTTTTATTTTTTAAAAAATAAATAACCCCCGCCATTAGGCAGGGGAAGCAGCTTAACAATATTTTAATGACAAAATATTATTCGAATTTAGTTGCGTTGCCTTCAAATGGTTCATCAGCAACTTTAATTGAATCTGTTGGACAGCCTTCGAAAGCATCCATCATATCATCAATTAAAACATCAGGGATTTCAACAATACCCTCATTATCATCAAGAGTTACAAATGCAATACCCTCATCATCATAATCGTAAATGTCTGGTGCTGCTGCGCCACATGCTCCGCATGCAATGCAAGTTTCTTTGTCAACAATCGTATACTTTGCCATGAAAAAAAAACCTCCCAATAAAATAACTTACTACCTTCCATATATAATGGAAACGCATTACTCATTCCTATTGTAAAACTCTGTGAGTAACTTTTCAATAGAAAAATGCTATATAGAAAATGGATTCCCCTAATCTTCCACAATTTTTAGCAACACGATACGCCGTTTCATGATAGAATAGAGGATAGAAAAATAGGTGATTTTGTCGATTATGAACAAAAAGTGGTGGAAAGAAATGTGTAGAATTGAAAACATTTTGTTATATTGTTTAAAACAATTAAATGGTGAACGAACAATTTATTCCATCTATCATCTGTTAAATGGAAAAAAATCATCACAAACACTTCAGGATGCACATTTATTTTCACTAAAAAGGTACTTTCGGATTCTTGAACCGTTAACGCGTGAATCCTTTGATGAGATTTTCAACAAGTTACTTGAAAATAAACTGGTTGAACCATGTGGGGAACAAAGATTTCTACTTACCTCAGCTGGGGAAGATTATTTATTAAATAATGAACAGCCATATTATGTGAATGGATGGCGATATCAACCCTTTACCTTATTAGTTTGGGAAAGACTCTCGCTGTTAGTACAAGTAACTTCAAATTTTACATTCCATGAAACCAAATATATCCCAATTCAAAAAAATGTTGATGTTCATAACTGGTTAAAGGGGTTTCTAAAGTCTACCTCTGTACCAAAGCAAGAGCTTGGAAGATCCCTTTTTTCGGAATTGGTTGAAATTCTTGAACTTGCCAGAGATGTAAATCCAAAGGTTTTAATATTTCGATTAACTGGATACAAGCAGATTGGGTTGACATCTTCTCAAATTGCGAAAAAATTAAATATCGATTCATTACAGATTCATCTGGAATTTATTAATACAATTCATTGTTTACTTCATTTTGTTGAAAATGATCCTTCTCGATTTAAAGTATTATCATCGCTGCTTGCTAATTTAGACCAAAACGATTCTTTAACACTTTCGGCTCGTAAAACCCTTGTACTTCTCAATCAAGGATTTACTGCGGAGGAAATCGCAAGCATTCGGAATTTAAAAATAAGTACGATTGAAGACCACCTTGTAGAGTTTGCTTTGAATGTTAAGGATTTTTCCATTAACTCGTATGTAAATGAAGAAATTCAGCATCAGATTCTAGAAATTTCAAAGCGAGAATCTACTAGGCAGTTAAAGGTAATTAGGAACACACTAAAAACAGCTTCCTACTTTCAAATCAGACTCGTTCTTGCAAAGTATGGTGATAGATAATGGAATTAGAAAATCTTCTGAATAAGTATTTTGGATACAAAACCTTTAAAACGGGGCAAAAGGAAGTTATTTCTTCTCTGCTAGGAGGAAACCACACGATTGCAATGCTCCCAACAGGCACTGGTAAGTCCTTATGCTACCAACTCCCTGGATATTGTCTGGATGGTCAAATTATAATCATTTCCCCTCTGTTATCCTTAATGCAGGACCAGGTGGAACAATTAATGAAATTTGGAGAGAAAAGGGTCATTGCATTGAATTCTTTCCTTGACGCTGAGAAGAGAGGCTATGTATTACGTAATTTAACAAAATACAAATATATTTTCGTCTCGCCCGAGATGTTAAGCTTACCTATTATAATGAAAAGATTACAGGCGCTTTCTGTATCATTATTTGTAGTAGATGAGGCACATTGTATTTCACAGTGGGGCTTCGACTTTCGCCCAGAATATTCGAAGTTAGGAGAATACCGGAAGCAATTGGGGAATCCCCTAACTCTCGCTTTAACAGCAACGGCGACCAAAAAAGTAAGAGAGGATATTATTCAATCTCTCGACTTACAGAATTATACCAAGATTGAATCAACGATAGACAGACCTAATATCGTCTTTTATATTGAAGAAGTACCTAACTATTATGATAAACAATCACGATTGTTAGAATTAGTGTGTCAACTTCAGAAACCAGGAATCATTTATTTTTCAAGTAAGAAAATTGCTGAACAAATGGCTTCGCTATTAGCGGAGAAAGGGATATCAAGAGCCATGGCTTACCATGGAGGCTTAGACCAGGAACAAAGAATCTTAATACAACAACAATTTATTCATGGGCAACTGGATGTAATCTGTGCAACGAGTGCTTTTGGCATGGGAGTTAATAAGGAAAATATTCGATTTGTTATTCATTACCATATGCCAATGCAAATGGAATCCTACCTGCAGGAGATTGGTAGAGCTGGACGCGATGGTGAGGAAAGTATTGCGATTTTACTATATTCTCCAGGAGATGAACAGCTTCCTGTACAGCTGGCGGAAAGTGAATTGCCGTCAGAGCTGCAAATTGACTGGCTATTTTCATATTTTCCCAAGGAAGAAAATCTGATTGACCATTTTCTTGAAATGAATCAACATTTAAGAGAAGATGGGGGGTTCTCAGAGGTTCAGTGGCGTATAATTCAGGATTTTATAAAAAAGCCTCTAGAAATTTACTCTCTAGAACATTTAAAACAGGGCTTAAAGGATTTTGTTAATGATAGATTAAAGGTTAAAAAGGGCAGTATACATTATTTAAAGAAGTGGATTAAATCCGAATCGTGTAGAAGAGAATTAATTCTAGATTATTTTGACGAAGAGCCAGGTAAAGGAAGAAATCAGAATTGCTGCGATGTTTGTGGAATTCAGTTTGAACAATACCACGCACAAGCTGGCATTCAAAGCTATCCTGTTAAGGATGAAACTTGGAAGGATTATCTAGCAAATATTCTACTAAATGGTGAGATGAGTAAATGAAAAATAAATATAATGAACTAATTAAAGGATTAACTGATAAAGAACTGCTCTCTCATCTATATTTGACCCAAATCGTACTGCTTGGCATTACTTTTATTTTAGGCATTCTATTATTTGATCACTTTTCATATTTGCGAAGTATTGATTTTTCTGATGTGAGAATTTTGTTAATTGGCGTTTCAGCAGGTGCAGCTGTAGTCATTGTAGATATTATATTAATGAAATTACTCCCTAAGTCTTTTTATGACGATGGAGGTTTGAACGAAAGAATTTTTAAGAATAGAAGTGTGCTCCATATAGCGTGGATTGCAGCATTAGTTGCATTCAGTGAAGAGCTGCTTTTTCGTGGGGTAATCCAAACGAAGGTTGGATTAATTCTTGCAAGTCTTATTTTTGCAATCATACATTATCGATACCTTTTTAATTGGTTTTTATTTTCTAATATTGTCATCCTTAGTTTTTTTATTGGCTCCGTTTATGAATGGAGTAACAATTTAGCTCTTACGATGATCATGCATTTTACAATTGATTTTTTATTAGGGCTATATATTAAATATAAACACACCATAGATGTTGATGAACAGGAG
This genomic stretch from Neobacillus niacini harbors:
- a CDS encoding IS3 family transposase (programmed frameshift), with the protein product MAKKGQEFKSYTDEFKIQAVMKYINGNKSYAVLAEELGIKNCTQLKVWVRKWKDGEQFDTRVGATNPFKGRPRTIFKSVEEERDYLKAQVDYLKKQLSKSGKGGEEITQQIKYEIIDELKDTHRITWLLEIAYVKPASYYKWRATQKDRAERAKQDQDIREHMMGIHLLHPEFGYPRMTTWLNENDYSINHKKVYRLMKEMEIQAIIRKKRKRHGHTPSVIQPNRLNRKFEALAPNQKMVTDITYVSDGKQFYYLSVIQDLFNNEVVAWELSRRNDLELVLNTVSQWTSKKDVAEAVVHSDQGFQYTSKLYNKRLEEYGVKGSHSRKGNCLDNACIESFFSHLKTEKLYIEQCKTEDEIRQAIEDYIYHYNYKRFQKKLNQRAPVEYRHALVA
- a CDS encoding helix-turn-helix domain-containing protein, which gives rise to MCRIENILLYCLKQLNGERTIYSIYHLLNGKKSSQTLQDAHLFSLKRYFRILEPLTRESFDEIFNKLLENKLVEPCGEQRFLLTSAGEDYLLNNEQPYYVNGWRYQPFTLLVWERLSLLVQVTSNFTFHETKYIPIQKNVDVHNWLKGFLKSTSVPKQELGRSLFSELVEILELARDVNPKVLIFRLTGYKQIGLTSSQIAKKLNIDSLQIHLEFINTIHCLLHFVENDPSRFKVLSSLLANLDQNDSLTLSARKTLVLLNQGFTAEEIASIRNLKISTIEDHLVEFALNVKDFSINSYVNEEIQHQILEISKRESTRQLKVIRNTLKTASYFQIRLVLAKYGDR
- a CDS encoding CPBP family intramembrane glutamic endopeptidase; this encodes MKNKYNELIKGLTDKELLSHLYLTQIVLLGITFILGILLFDHFSYLRSIDFSDVRILLIGVSAGAAVVIVDIILMKLLPKSFYDDGGLNERIFKNRSVLHIAWIAALVAFSEELLFRGVIQTKVGLILASLIFAIIHYRYLFNWFLFSNIVILSFFIGSVYEWSNNLALTMIMHFTIDFLLGLYIKYKHTIDVDEQEGLLHE
- a CDS encoding peptidoglycan DD-metalloendopeptidase family protein, which gives rise to MRDYIRRLLIAAIMALCVSLLFLGGKQTEASMQDSQEIRAGWIWPTDGVVSDTYGTRHGTHKGIDIAGSLNSPIVAVEDGVVGKSYYSKTYGNVVFINHPNNFVTVYAHLNNRLVNEGQEIKQGDRIGTMGRTGESTGVHLHFESHQIEWTYDKKNAIDPERLLGNAEVGVAVKGGMEGTSESLTASTNVKGHSAHYIVQAGDTLSSIALKSNLSVAKLKEVNQLKSDLILPEQVLVIQN
- a CDS encoding ECF transporter S component — its product is MSVKAIVSIGMLSSIAYLLMLINFPLPPFPNFLFIDFSDIPALIAALIFGPVAGILVEFFKNALNYLATGSTTGIPVGHIANFLAGILFVLPTFYVYNKMKTRKGMTLALIVGTLIMAIMMSVLNYLFILPAYTSLLQFPDMRNLVVPAILPFNIIKGLIMSSIFMLLFLRMQSWINKLTIVKSA
- a CDS encoding ferredoxin, yielding MAKYTIVDKETCIACGACGAAAPDIYDYDDEGIAFVTLDDNEGIVEIPDVLIDDMMDAFEGCPTDSIKVADEPFEGNATKFE
- a CDS encoding RecQ family ATP-dependent DNA helicase: MELENLLNKYFGYKTFKTGQKEVISSLLGGNHTIAMLPTGTGKSLCYQLPGYCLDGQIIIISPLLSLMQDQVEQLMKFGEKRVIALNSFLDAEKRGYVLRNLTKYKYIFVSPEMLSLPIIMKRLQALSVSLFVVDEAHCISQWGFDFRPEYSKLGEYRKQLGNPLTLALTATATKKVREDIIQSLDLQNYTKIESTIDRPNIVFYIEEVPNYYDKQSRLLELVCQLQKPGIIYFSSKKIAEQMASLLAEKGISRAMAYHGGLDQEQRILIQQQFIHGQLDVICATSAFGMGVNKENIRFVIHYHMPMQMESYLQEIGRAGRDGEESIAILLYSPGDEQLPVQLAESELPSELQIDWLFSYFPKEENLIDHFLEMNQHLREDGGFSEVQWRIIQDFIKKPLEIYSLEHLKQGLKDFVNDRLKVKKGSIHYLKKWIKSESCRRELILDYFDEEPGKGRNQNCCDVCGIQFEQYHAQAGIQSYPVKDETWKDYLANILLNGEMSK